The proteins below are encoded in one region of Dehalococcoidia bacterium:
- a CDS encoding LuxR C-terminal-related transcriptional regulator, translated as MRCRSTRRQRWSGRLHEPPWTAPPAGRSASHAPKATPLSGRELAVLHLIAGGRSNRAIAERLVLSIRTVETHVMRIYAKLGVANRAAAAAFAVRSGLA; from the coding sequence ATGCGCTGCCGCTCAACGCGACGGCAGCGTTGGTCTGGCCGCCTACATGAGCCACCGTGGACCGCGCCGCCGGCTGGGCGGTCAGCATCGCACGCGCCGAAGGCAACGCCCCTTAGCGGCCGTGAGCTCGCGGTGCTGCACCTGATCGCCGGCGGCCGGAGCAACCGGGCGATCGCCGAACGACTCGTCCTGAGCATCCGCACCGTCGAGACGCACGTCATGCGCATCTACGCCAAGCTGGGCGTGGCCAACCGCGCGGCAGCCGCCGCCTTCGCCGTGCGCAGCGGGCTCGCTTGA
- a CDS encoding tyrosine-type recombinase/integrase, with product AGLDRIRWHDLRHGCASLLLAQGTPMRVVMEQLGHAQIALTANTYSHVAPALMQDAADGLQRALGGV from the coding sequence CGGCCGGACTCGACCGCATCCGCTGGCACGATCTGCGGCACGGCTGCGCCTCGCTGCTGCTGGCGCAGGGCACGCCGATGCGGGTGGTGATGGAACAGCTCGGCCACGCGCAGATCGCCTTGACCGCGAACACCTACAGCCACGTCGCGCCGGCACTGATGCAGGACGCCGCCGACGGGTTGCAGCGGGCGCTGGGTGGCGTCTAG